From Calothrix sp. PCC 6303, a single genomic window includes:
- the groL gene encoding chaperonin GroEL (60 kDa chaperone family; promotes refolding of misfolded polypeptides especially under stressful conditions; forms two stacked rings of heptamers to form a barrel-shaped 14mer; ends can be capped by GroES; misfolded proteins enter the barrel where they are refolded when GroES binds), giving the protein MAKIVAFNDESRRALERGINALADAVKITLGPKGRNVLLGKKFGSSQIVNDGITVAKEVELEDPLENTGARLIQEVASKTKDVAGDGTTTATVLAQAMIHEGLRNVAAGTNPISLKRGIDKTIEVLVEEIAKMAKPVEGSAIAQVATVSAGNDEEVGAMLASAMEKVTKDGVITVEESKSLTTELEVVEGMQIDRGYISPYFITDNERMTVEFENARILIVDKKISNIQELVPVLEKVARVGQPLLIIAEDVDGEALATLVVNKARGVLAVCAIKAPGFGERRKAMLEDIAVLTQGQMISEEIGLNLDTATLEMLGTARKITIDKESTTIVAAGENKEDVQKRIAQIRKQLENNDSDYDQEKLQERIAKLAGGVAVIKVGAPTEVELKDRKLRIQDALNATKAAVEEGIVPGGGTTLIHLSKKIEEIKKNLTPEEAIGADIVARSLEAPLRQIADNAGAEGSVIVVHVRESDLNIGYNASTGKYEDLIAAGIIDPAKVVRSALQNAASIAGMVLTTEVVIVEKPEKKSAAAPDMGGMGGMGGMGGMGMGGMGMGGMGMM; this is encoded by the coding sequence ATGGCGAAGATAGTAGCATTTAATGACGAATCTCGGCGCGCTTTAGAACGAGGAATCAACGCTTTGGCGGATGCCGTAAAAATTACATTGGGACCAAAAGGACGCAATGTGCTTTTGGGGAAAAAGTTTGGCTCCTCGCAGATTGTCAATGATGGTATCACTGTTGCCAAGGAAGTTGAATTAGAAGACCCTCTAGAAAACACTGGTGCGCGTCTAATTCAAGAAGTTGCTTCCAAAACTAAGGACGTTGCTGGGGATGGTACCACCACCGCCACAGTCTTAGCACAAGCGATGATTCACGAAGGCTTAAGAAATGTTGCCGCTGGCACCAACCCAATTAGCCTTAAGCGTGGTATTGACAAGACTATCGAAGTACTGGTGGAAGAAATTGCCAAAATGGCAAAGCCAGTAGAAGGTAGTGCGATCGCACAAGTTGCCACAGTCAGTGCTGGTAACGATGAAGAGGTCGGTGCTATGTTGGCTTCGGCGATGGAAAAAGTAACCAAAGATGGTGTAATTACAGTTGAGGAATCCAAATCCCTCACCACCGAGTTAGAAGTCGTCGAAGGGATGCAAATTGATCGGGGCTATATTTCCCCCTATTTCATCACCGACAACGAACGGATGACAGTTGAGTTTGAAAATGCTCGAATTCTGATCGTTGACAAAAAGATTAGCAATATCCAAGAGTTAGTTCCTGTTCTCGAAAAAGTTGCCCGTGTTGGTCAACCTCTGTTAATTATTGCCGAAGATGTTGACGGCGAAGCATTAGCGACTTTAGTTGTCAACAAAGCCCGTGGTGTTTTAGCAGTATGTGCAATTAAAGCCCCTGGTTTTGGTGAACGTCGCAAAGCAATGTTAGAAGATATTGCTGTTTTAACCCAAGGACAAATGATTTCTGAAGAAATCGGCTTGAACTTGGATACCGCAACATTAGAAATGTTGGGAACAGCTCGTAAAATTACTATAGACAAAGAAAGCACCACAATTGTTGCCGCTGGCGAAAATAAAGAAGATGTGCAAAAGCGCATCGCTCAAATTCGTAAGCAGTTGGAAAATAATGATTCCGACTATGACCAAGAAAAATTACAAGAGCGGATTGCTAAGTTAGCGGGTGGTGTAGCTGTAATCAAGGTTGGTGCGCCAACTGAAGTTGAGCTTAAAGATCGTAAATTACGCATCCAAGATGCCTTAAACGCTACTAAAGCCGCCGTTGAAGAAGGAATTGTTCCTGGTGGTGGTACAACTTTGATTCACTTATCTAAAAAGATTGAAGAAATCAAGAAAAATCTCACCCCTGAAGAAGCAATTGGTGCTGACATAGTTGCCCGCAGTTTAGAAGCGCCCCTGCGCCAAATAGCTGATAATGCTGGTGCTGAAGGTTCTGTAATTGTAGTTCATGTCCGTGAATCGGATTTAAATATTGGTTACAATGCTTCCACAGGCAAATACGAAGATCTAATTGCGGCTGGTATTATCGATCCTGCCAAGGTTGTGCGTTCAGCACTACAAAATGCCGCTTCTATTGCCGGAATGGTTTTAACTACCGAAGTTGTAATTGTGGAGAAACCCGAGAAGAAATCCGCTGCTGCCCCTGATATGGGCGGTATGGGTGGTATGGGTGGCATGGGTGGTATGGGTATGGGCGGCATGGGTATGGGCGGTATGGGAATGATGTAG
- the corA gene encoding magnesium/cobalt transporter CorA has translation MTRKLHLTTTKKSKKNRKYSSRRHLVKKSENEEEIQDFYHHPGEIPGTLNIAADAVKPKIRLIDYNEIYLIDKKDLTPHECGEFLDTESVSWVDVQGLGNIEIIQALGDIFELHDLVLEDVINMTERPKIEHYEDQLVLIARMVMPKKKKCGFHSEQVSFVLGKHYLLTIQEEPIRDCFGAVRHRIKSNRGVIRKYGADYLAYALLDAIVDGFFPVLEKYSERIEDLEEEVILNPTRRTLQKIYRVRRELLQLRRAIWPQRDVINALIRDSGDLISPEVRVYLRDCYDHAVQVIDMVETYRELASGLMDVYLSAVSNKMNEIMKFLTVMSSIFIPLTFIVGIYGMNFNTEKSPYNMPELNWYWGYPLCWAVMIAIALSLMYLFWRSGWFDNTIPPENNKS, from the coding sequence ATGACTAGAAAACTTCACCTAACAACGACTAAAAAATCGAAAAAAAACCGTAAATATAGTAGCCGTCGTCACCTTGTTAAAAAAAGTGAAAATGAAGAAGAAATTCAAGATTTTTATCATCATCCCGGAGAAATTCCTGGAACTCTAAATATAGCCGCAGATGCCGTTAAACCAAAGATTAGGTTGATTGATTACAACGAAATTTATTTAATTGATAAAAAAGATTTAACCCCCCACGAATGTGGAGAATTTTTAGATACAGAGTCAGTATCCTGGGTAGATGTTCAAGGACTAGGAAATATTGAAATTATCCAAGCTTTGGGGGATATCTTTGAGTTGCATGATTTAGTATTAGAAGATGTGATTAATATGACGGAACGTCCTAAAATTGAGCATTATGAAGACCAGCTTGTGTTAATTGCCAGAATGGTCATGCCCAAAAAAAAGAAATGTGGTTTTCATAGCGAACAAGTTAGTTTTGTTTTGGGTAAGCATTATTTGTTAACTATCCAAGAAGAACCAATTAGGGATTGTTTTGGAGCAGTCAGACATCGAATCAAATCGAATCGCGGTGTCATTCGCAAATATGGGGCTGATTATTTGGCTTATGCACTTTTGGATGCAATCGTTGATGGATTTTTCCCCGTTTTAGAAAAATATAGTGAACGAATTGAGGATTTGGAAGAGGAAGTAATTTTGAATCCAACTCGTAGAACTTTGCAAAAAATCTATCGAGTCCGCAGAGAGTTGTTACAGTTGCGACGAGCGATTTGGCCACAACGAGATGTCATTAATGCTTTGATTCGTGATAGTGGAGATTTGATCAGTCCTGAAGTACGGGTATATTTACGAGATTGTTACGATCATGCGGTACAAGTTATTGATATGGTGGAAACTTATCGAGAATTGGCTTCAGGCTTAATGGATGTATACTTATCCGCAGTCAGTAATAAAATGAACGAGATTATGAAATTCTTGACTGTGATGTCATCGATTTTTATTCCTCTAACATTTATTGTGGGGATTTACGGGATGAACTTTAATACGGAGAAATCACCGTATAATATGCCTGAATTAAATTGGTATTGGGGGTATCCACTTTGCTGGGCTGTGATGATTGCGATCGCGCTTTCCCTAATGTACCTATTCTGGCGAAGCGGTTGGTTTGACAATACTATTCCTCCTGAAAATAATAAATCCTGA
- the rnc gene encoding ribonuclease III — MSLAYPRRQRQLENLIKKLGLSVQAPIRWNLLDMALTHPTASDTANYEQLEFVGDAVVRLAAAVVLWENYADCSVGDFAAIRSVLVSDRVLAQLARSYGLELYLLVAGSATTDQVGQESRLADAFEAVLGALYLSTNNLELIHPWLDPHFKSMAAEIRLDPARLNYKAALQEWTQGQYKVLPEYRVMEIHQPTHSEERFFAEVLLHGSKLGEGKGRSIKAAEQAAAKVAFLSVSPPQKD, encoded by the coding sequence ATGTCCCTTGCATACCCGCGTCGTCAGCGACAGCTTGAAAATTTAATCAAAAAATTGGGTTTGTCTGTGCAAGCACCCATACGATGGAATCTGCTTGATATGGCATTAACTCATCCTACTGCTTCAGATACTGCCAACTATGAACAGCTAGAATTTGTCGGTGATGCTGTAGTTCGCTTGGCGGCAGCGGTTGTGTTGTGGGAAAATTATGCTGATTGTTCGGTTGGAGATTTTGCCGCAATTCGCTCGGTGCTAGTAAGCGATCGCGTTCTTGCTCAATTAGCCCGTTCTTATGGTTTAGAATTATATCTACTGGTGGCTGGTAGCGCCACTACTGATCAAGTTGGACAAGAATCACGCCTAGCTGACGCTTTTGAAGCGGTTCTCGGCGCTCTTTATCTAAGTACAAATAATCTTGAACTCATCCATCCCTGGCTTGATCCCCATTTCAAAAGCATGGCTGCTGAAATTCGTCTCGATCCCGCTCGACTTAACTATAAAGCTGCTCTACAGGAATGGACACAGGGACAATATAAAGTTTTGCCTGAATATCGAGTGATGGAAATCCATCAGCCTACCCACAGTGAAGAACGTTTTTTTGCAGAAGTTTTACTGCATGGTTCTAAGCTTGGTGAGGGTAAAGGACGCTCCATCAAGGCTGCGGAACAAGCTGCCGCCAAAGTAGCATTTTTATCTGTCAGCCCTCCGCAAAAAGACTGA